The following coding sequences are from one Eucalyptus grandis isolate ANBG69807.140 chromosome 11, ASM1654582v1, whole genome shotgun sequence window:
- the LOC104424438 gene encoding 30S ribosomal protein S9, mitochondrial, with the protein MLARFLTRPSNLSLLSIATARLRSGPPPPPNPARLSSLLRRFSADRGDGDGGGGPRDPALSDPWKLSGDGDAKFDRLFSDESGKAAGFFDGGGGGGGGVGEEDSWVKEGGAGEKGVGEDDGWLTAEGYRPWNLADEGKDDGLFDIGEGAQAFGDDAVRGADVVKSERSEEEKMKLEKEEQELTTVLKGPNRAFGDLIAASGITDAMLDSLLALKDFEGIEGLPPLREIEDMRYEKNTRKSTRAEIERLKQEEVAKARVRQVDDKGRAYGTGRRKCSIARVWVQPGEGKFMVNEKELDVYFPMLDHRAALLRPFSETKTLGLWDVSCTVKGGGVSGQVGAIQLGISRALQNWEPGLRPALRSVGFLTRDPRVVERKKPGKAKARKSFQWVKR; encoded by the exons ATGCTCGCTCGCTTCCTCACCAGACCGTCCaacctctctctcctctcgatCGCCACCGCGAGGCTCCGCTCCGGCCCCCCTCCGCCGCCGAACCCCGCCCGCTTATCCTCCCTCCTCCGGCGCTTCTCCGCCGATCgcggcgacggcgatggcggcggcggccccCGAGATCCCGCGCTCTCCGATCCCTGGAAGCtctccggcgacggcgacgcgaagTTCGACCGCCTCTTCTCGGACGAATCCGGCAAGGCCGCGGGATTcttcgacggcggcggcggcggcggcggcggcgtcggcgaggaGGATTCGTGGGTGAAGGAGGGGGGAGCCGGAGAGAAGGGCGTCGGAGAAGACGATGGATGGCTCACGGCCGAGGGATATAGGCCGTGGAACTTGGCGGACGAAGGGAAAGACGACGGCTTATTCGATATTGGGGAAGGTGCGCAGGCTTTTGGCGATGATGCGGTTCGGGGAGCTGATGTTGTGAAGAGTGAGAGGAGCGAGGAGGAGAAGATGAAGCtcgagaaagaagaacaagaactcACCACAGTACTCAAAG GTCCAAATCGTGCGTTTGGCGACCTTATTGCAGCATCTGGAATCACAGATGCCATGCTGGACAGTTTGCTTGCTCTCAAGGACTTCGAAGGAATTGAAGGCTTGCCCCCTTTGAGGGAAATCGAAGACATGCGTTATGAGAAGAACACGAGAAAATCCACAAGAGCAGAAATAGAGCGCTTGAAGCAGGAGGAAGTCGCCAAGGCAAGAGTGAGACAAGTAGACGACAAGGGAAGGGCTTATGGAACAGGAAGAAGGAAGTGCAGCATAGCACGCGTGTGGGTTCAACCTGGTGAAGGCAAATTCATGGTGAATGAAAAAGAACTTGATGTCTATTTCCCAATGCTCGACCATCGAGCTGCTTTACTTCGACCTTTCTCCGAGACAAAGACTTTGGGCCTCTGGGATGTCAGCTGTACCGTGAAAGGAGGTGGTGTCTCGG GTCAAGTTGGAGCGATTCAATTGGGCATCAGCAGGGCTTTGCAAAATTGGGAGCCTGGTTTACGTCCTGCTCTTAGATCTG